A single genomic interval of Takifugu flavidus isolate HTHZ2018 chromosome 19, ASM371156v2, whole genome shotgun sequence harbors:
- the LOC130516273 gene encoding protein CEBPZOS-like, translated as MLSKPLANKLMKGVIALELLGVLGAYSLFHTMNTSQEFRSTMNRRFPSVLEVYYKSNEWAGVYGIRERDHEAWSSRQD; from the exons ATGCTTTCCAAACCGCTGGCCAATAAACTGATGAAGGGAGTAAttgctctggagctgctgggtgtTTTGGGGGCCTACAGCCTTTTTCACACGATGAACACAAGTCAAG AATTTAGGAGCACCATGAACAGAAGATTCCCATCTGTGCTAGAAG TTTACTACAAGTCCAATGAGTGGGCAGGCGTGTACGGCATCCGGGAGCGGGACCACGAAGCCTGGTCATCCAGACAGGACTGA